TTGTAGCCCTCCATCATCAATAAATTATTTAAGTAATCACACAAAAATATGCTCAGGAACAGAAAAGGTTGATTACACAAACAAATTTTTTGATGTCACCCAACTTAGAGTCTCATATAATGTCTATCAAGGAGTGTATGCAATTGCACATGCACTACACCAAGGGATGTTTTGTGAAAAGCCTGAAAGCAAAGTCTCCAGACGATGTCTTAATGCTTCACAGATAACCCCTAAAATAGTGAGTTTTATCTGCACAGAAACATTGCTTGGTTCATGATGGAAATCTTTTCACTGAGtatgtttttctgtttgtttgtttgtttgtttgtttgtttgtttgtttgttcaaaaGGTAGGTGAGCAGTTGAAAAAAGTTAATTTTGTGGATGCATTTGGAGAGGTAGTGTTCTTTGACAAGAATGGAGACCCCCCTGCTTCATATGAAATCATAAACTGGCAGATGAGAGAAGGTCAAGTGCAGCATATTGTGGTTGGCCATTTCAGCACTTCTGCAAAAGGAAAATATGAACTTGTGATAAATGAAGAGAAGATTATCTGGAGCACAGGAAATTTGGTAGTATAAACATATTACAATTAAAAAGTGTGCTTTTCTTGAAGTTTGTTAGTCATCTAACATGTGCTCTACTGATACAGACTCCAAAAGCTGTTTGTTCAGAAATCTGTCCACAAGGTACCAGGAAAGCGCAAATTAAAGGTTTACCTCTGTGCTGCTTTGACTGTATCCCATGTGCTGATGGCTCTATAGCAAACACAACAGGTGAAGGGATCTGCTGACTAATATTGCCAAAGAAATTACATTGTAGTAATTAACCATCCCTCACCATGCAGTTTTTCTACTTTAGGAGCAACAGATTGTATCAACTGTCCTGAAGAGTACTGGCCTAATGAAAGAAAAGACAGCTGCATCATGAAAATAACAGAATTTCTGTCATACACTGAAACAATGGGAATTATTCTTATGGTCCTGTCGATATTGGGTGCCTTTTTAACATTTTCTACTATGGTAGTGTTCATACACTTTAGAGACACGCCAATAGTAAAAGCAAATAATTCAGAGCTGAGCTTACTTTTACTTCTTTCCCTTATATTTTGCTTCCTCTGTCCTCTTACATTCATTGGTGAGCTCACAGTCTGGTCCTGCATGCTGCGTCACACAGCGTTTGGTATTGCCTTTGCCCTCTGCATCTCTTGTATGCTGGGGAAAACTATAGTTGTGGTAACTGCCTTCAGAGCAACACTACCTGGGAACAATGTGGCAGGGAAATTTGGACCACCTCAGCAAAGGGCCATTGTGTGTTCATGTACTGCAGTTCAAATAGTTATTTGTATTCTTTGGCTAAATGTTGCACCACCATTCCCAGATAAGGTCTTTGAGCAACGcagtaaaaaaattattttagaaTGTAACACAGGTTCAGATGCTGCATTTTATGCTGTTTTAGGATACATTTTCCTTCTTGCCATAGTTTGTTTGGTCCTTGCCTTTTTAGCCAGAAAGCTACCTGATAATTTTAATGAAGCCAAATTCATCACATTTAGTTTGCTTATATTCTGTGCAGTTTGGATCGCCTTTATCCCAGCTTATGTCAGCTCTCCTGGAAAGTATACAGTAGCTGTAGAAATATTTGCAATTTTGTCTTCAGCTTCTGGCCTACTCGTATGCATTTTTGTTCCAAAATGTTACATAATTTTAATCAAACCAGAGAGAAATACAAGAAAACATGtaatgggaaaaaaatccaaaGACTAATTAATTGTAATTTTGGACAGTGCTATTctaaaatgtaaaacacacacatatacacacacacacacacacacatatatatatatatatatatatatatatatatatatatatatatatatatatatattt
The genomic region above belongs to Neoarius graeffei isolate fNeoGra1 chromosome 6, fNeoGra1.pri, whole genome shotgun sequence and contains:
- the LOC132888394 gene encoding vomeronasal type-2 receptor 1-like codes for the protein MIGGIFPVYSRQENVLFSFDNKPPMAECKGFDLRAFRWTRTMMLAIDEINQDDNLLPNISLGYIIVNSCSSPTNVLRAALTLMSTSEEKFSQCHPPPILGLIAESGSTQSLVVAGAVGPFKIPLVSYFSTCACLSDRTKYPTFFRTIPSDYYQAKALAFLVKQYGWTWIGVIQSDNDYGQNGISAFTKEVEAHGVCIAFVGTVLRTYPQSKILEAVKLIKQSTVKVILAFAPERDIYPLMNEVVKQNITGIQWIGSEAWVTAGSLSTPEMFKYFQGTIGFVVRKMAMPKLAPVLKDISPYNDSESGFVSDFWETLVGEQLKKVNFVDAFGEVVFFDKNGDPPASYEIINWQMREGQTPKAVCSEICPQGTRKAQIKGLPLCCFDCIPCADGSIANTTATDCINCPEEYWPNERKDSCIMKITEFLSYTETMGIILMVLSILGAFLTFSTMVVFIHFRDTPIVKANNSELSLLLLLSLIFCFLCPLTFIGELTVWSCMLRHTAFGIAFALCISCMLGKTIVVVTAFRATLPGNNVAGKFGPPQQRAIVCSCTAVQIVICILWLNVAPPFPDKVFEQRSKKIILECNTGSDAAFYAVLGYIFLLAIVCLVLAFLARKLPDNFNEAKFITFSLLIFCAVWIAFIPAYVSSPGKYTVAVEIFAILSSASGLLVCIFVPKCYIILIKPERNTRKHVMGKKSKD